A stretch of Haemophilus influenzae DNA encodes these proteins:
- a CDS encoding XylR family transcriptional regulator, producing MTEQYYKIALLFNANKVYDRQVVEGIGQYIQASQCMWDIFVEDEFIYHTDTINQLSIDGIIADFDDPKTVELLQHTLIPTIAVGGSYKQADFYPHFPYVATDNMALVEMALSHLQEKGLSQFAFYGLQVNTHKHWSIERRDAFVELMEKNHYPIYLYEGVQVHAQNWLEEQQKLIVWLKSLPSHTGIIAVTDARARHLLQACEYSKIAVPEELCVVGIDNEELIQYLSRMSLSSVEQGTREIGYQAAKLLHKLLNGQKVSHTPILIPPITVHSRNSTDYRSLTDPLVIQAMHYIRHRACHRIKVEQVLDHLETSRSNLEQRFKNEMNKTIHQVIHEEKISRAKNLLQQTDISIQEIAEICGYPSIQYFYSVFKKEFEMTPKEFRLNC from the coding sequence ATGACGGAACAATACTACAAAATTGCCCTCTTATTTAATGCAAACAAAGTATATGATCGGCAGGTGGTGGAGGGTATTGGACAATATATTCAGGCATCGCAATGTATGTGGGATATTTTTGTAGAAGATGAATTTATCTATCATACTGATACTATTAATCAACTTTCTATTGATGGCATTATTGCAGACTTTGATGATCCAAAAACTGTTGAATTATTGCAACACACTCTTATTCCTACTATAGCAGTTGGTGGATCTTATAAACAAGCTGATTTTTATCCGCACTTTCCTTATGTAGCAACAGATAATATGGCATTGGTTGAAATGGCTTTATCTCATTTACAGGAGAAAGGACTGTCACAGTTTGCATTTTATGGTTTGCAAGTAAATACTCATAAGCATTGGTCTATAGAACGAAGAGATGCTTTTGTAGAGTTGATGGAGAAAAATCATTACCCTATTTACCTATATGAGGGTGTGCAGGTTCATGCTCAAAATTGGTTGGAAGAGCAACAAAAGCTAATTGTCTGGTTAAAATCTCTTCCTTCTCATACTGGTATTATTGCTGTTACGGATGCGCGTGCTCGTCATTTATTGCAGGCTTGTGAATACAGTAAAATTGCTGTACCTGAAGAGCTTTGTGTGGTTGGTATTGATAATGAAGAATTGATCCAATATTTATCGCGTATGTCCCTTTCCTCCGTAGAACAAGGCACGAGAGAGATTGGTTATCAAGCTGCGAAATTATTACACAAATTACTCAATGGTCAAAAAGTTTCACATACCCCTATTTTAATTCCACCGATTACCGTTCACTCTCGAAATTCTACAGATTATCGATCATTAACAGATCCGCTTGTCATTCAAGCAATGCATTATATTCGTCATCGTGCCTGTCATCGAATTAAAGTAGAACAAGTTTTAGATCATCTTGAAACCTCACGTTCTAATCTTGAACAACGTTTTAAGAATGAAATGAATAAAACAATTCACCAAGTCATCCACGAAGAAAAAATTTCCCGAGCAAAGAATTTATTACAACAAACAGATATTTCTATTCAAGAAATTGCTGAGATTTGCGGCTATCCATCAATTCAATATTTTTACTCTGTTTTTAAGAAAGAATTTGAAATGACTCCTAAAGAGTTTCGACTAAATTGTTAA
- the waaF gene encoding lipopolysaccharide heptosyltransferase II, whose amino-acid sequence MNILIIGPSWVGDMMMSHSLYQQLKIQYPNCNIDVMAPNWCKPLLARMPEVRKAIEMPLGHGAFELGTRYRLGKALRNQYDMAIVLPNSLKSAFIPAFAKIAVRRGWKGESRYFLLNDLRNNKRDYPMMVQRYVALAFEQNAVPKAADIPVLKPYLTVDPTQQAETLKNFKKQTALLGERPIIGFCPGAEFGPAKRWPHYHYAKLAEMLITQGYAVALFGSAKDEPVGEEIRQALPEALREFCVNLAGKTNLNEAVDLIANCTAVVTNDSGLMHIAAAVNRPLIALYGPTSPQYTPPLSDKATIIRLIEGGLIKVRKGDKEGGYHQSLIDITPEMALEKLNELLAK is encoded by the coding sequence ATGAATATTCTAATTATTGGCCCATCTTGGGTTGGCGATATGATGATGTCGCACAGTTTGTACCAGCAACTGAAAATTCAATATCCAAACTGCAATATTGATGTGATGGCACCGAATTGGTGTAAGCCTTTGCTTGCGCGTATGCCAGAAGTGCGTAAGGCGATTGAAATGCCATTAGGGCACGGAGCCTTTGAATTGGGAACGCGTTATCGTTTAGGTAAGGCATTGCGCAATCAATATGATATGGCGATCGTATTACCAAACTCCTTGAAGTCAGCTTTTATTCCCGCTTTTGCAAAAATTGCGGTGCGTCGTGGCTGGAAAGGGGAAAGCCGTTATTTCTTGCTTAACGATTTACGCAATAATAAACGTGATTATCCTATGATGGTGCAACGTTATGTCGCGTTAGCTTTTGAGCAAAATGCGGTACCGAAAGCGGCTGATATTCCTGTTCTAAAACCTTATTTAACCGTTGATCCCACTCAACAAGCTGAAACCTTAAAAAACTTTAAAAAACAAACCGCACTTTTAGGCGAGCGTCCAATTATTGGTTTTTGTCCTGGTGCGGAATTTGGCCCGGCAAAACGTTGGCCACATTATCATTATGCAAAATTAGCAGAAATGTTAATTACCCAAGGCTATGCTGTGGCGCTATTTGGTTCAGCTAAAGATGAACCAGTGGGAGAAGAAATTCGTCAAGCACTGCCAGAAGCGTTGCGTGAGTTTTGTGTCAATTTAGCAGGAAAAACCAACTTAAATGAAGCAGTGGATTTAATTGCAAATTGTACGGCGGTCGTGACCAATGACAGTGGTTTAATGCATATTGCGGCAGCAGTAAATCGTCCATTGATTGCACTTTATGGACCAACTAGCCCACAATATACGCCGCCGCTTTCAGATAAAGCAACGATTATTCGTTTAATTGAAGGTGGATTGATTAAAGTCCGTAAAGGCGACAAAGAGGGGGGGTATCATCAAAGTTTGATTGATATTACGCCAGAAATGGCATTAGAAAAATTGAACGAACTGTTGGCAAAATAA
- a CDS encoding MFS transporter, translated as MTNKVNSYGWKALIGSAVGYAMDGFDLLILGFMLSAISADLNLTPAQGGSLVTWTLIGAVFGGILFGALSDKYGRVRVLTWTILLFAVFTGLCAIAQGYWDLLIYRTIAGIGLGGEFGIGMALAAEAWPARHRAKAASYVALGWQVGVLGAALLTPLLLPHIGWRGMFLVGIFPAFVAWFLRSHLHEPEIFTQKQTALSTQSSFTDKLRSFQLLIKDKATSKISLGIVVLTSVQNFGYYGIMIWLPNFLSKQLGFSLTKSGLWTAVTVCGMMAGIWIFGQLADRIGRKPSFLLFQLGAVISIVVYSQLTDPDIMLLAGAFLGMFVNGMLGGYGALMAEAYPTEARATAQNVLFNIGRAVGGFGPVVVGAVVLAYSFQTAIALLAIIYVIDMLATIFLIPELKGKALD; from the coding sequence ATGACAAACAAAGTAAACAGTTATGGCTGGAAAGCCTTAATTGGCTCTGCCGTCGGCTATGCAATGGACGGTTTCGATCTTCTCATTTTAGGTTTCATGCTTAGTGCAATTTCCGCAGACTTAAATCTAACACCCGCCCAAGGTGGATCTCTCGTAACTTGGACTCTGATTGGTGCCGTATTTGGCGGCATTTTATTTGGTGCATTAAGCGATAAATACGGTCGTGTACGCGTACTGACTTGGACTATTCTTCTTTTTGCGGTGTTTACTGGTTTATGTGCGATTGCACAAGGTTATTGGGATTTACTGATTTATCGCACAATTGCTGGTATTGGCTTAGGCGGTGAATTTGGAATTGGGATGGCTCTAGCAGCAGAAGCATGGCCTGCACGCCACCGAGCGAAAGCAGCATCTTATGTTGCATTGGGTTGGCAAGTTGGTGTGTTAGGTGCTGCGTTGCTTACACCATTATTGCTCCCGCATATTGGCTGGCGTGGAATGTTCTTAGTGGGTATCTTCCCTGCATTTGTCGCTTGGTTCTTACGTTCTCATCTGCACGAACCTGAAATTTTCACTCAAAAACAAACCGCACTTTCAACGCAATCCAGCTTTACTGATAAATTACGTTCATTCCAGCTTCTGATTAAAGACAAAGCCACGAGCAAAATTAGTCTTGGTATCGTCGTACTCACTTCTGTACAAAACTTCGGTTATTACGGCATTATGATTTGGTTACCTAATTTCTTATCAAAACAACTTGGATTCAGTTTAACTAAATCTGGGCTTTGGACCGCCGTTACCGTCTGCGGCATGATGGCTGGCATTTGGATTTTCGGACAACTCGCCGACCGAATCGGACGCAAACCAAGTTTCTTACTTTTCCAATTAGGCGCAGTGATAAGTATCGTGGTTTACTCACAACTTACCGATCCTGACATCATGCTTCTTGCTGGGGCATTTTTAGGTATGTTTGTGAACGGAATGCTGGGCGGTTACGGTGCATTGATGGCGGAAGCCTACCCAACAGAAGCTCGAGCAACGGCACAAAACGTACTTTTCAATATTGGTCGTGCCGTAGGGGGATTTGGACCTGTAGTTGTGGGCGCAGTTGTACTTGCTTACTCTTTCCAAACGGCCATCGCTCTACTTGCGATTATCTACGTAATTGATATGTTAGCGACAATTTTCTTAATCCCTGAATTAAAAGGTAAAGCCTTAGACTAA
- the cysK gene encoding cysteine synthase A → MTIYADNSYSIGNTPLVRLKHFGHNGNVVVKIEGRNPSYSVKCRIGANMVWQAEKDGTLTKGKEIVDATSGNTGIALAYVAAARGYKITLTMPETMSLERKRLLCGLGVNLVLTEGAKGMKGAIAKAEEIVASDPSRYVMLKQFENPANPQIHRETTGPEIWKDTDGKVDVVVAGVGTGGSITGISRAIKLDFGKQITSVAVEPVESPVISQTLAGEEVKPGPHKIQGIGAGFIPKNLDLSIIDRVETVDSDTALATARRLMAEEGILAGISSGAAVAAADRLAKLPEFADKLIVVILPSASERYLSTALFEGIEG, encoded by the coding sequence ATGACAATTTATGCAGACAATTCTTATTCTATCGGAAATACGCCGCTTGTGCGTTTAAAACACTTTGGCCATAACGGCAATGTGGTGGTAAAAATTGAAGGTCGTAACCCAAGCTACAGCGTAAAATGCCGTATTGGGGCGAATATGGTGTGGCAAGCAGAAAAAGATGGCACGCTCACAAAAGGGAAAGAGATTGTAGATGCAACGAGTGGTAACACGGGCATTGCTTTGGCTTATGTTGCGGCGGCTAGAGGTTATAAAATCACGCTCACTATGCCAGAAACAATGAGTCTTGAAAGAAAACGCTTATTGTGCGGATTGGGTGTAAATTTAGTGCTTACCGAAGGTGCAAAAGGAATGAAAGGTGCTATTGCGAAAGCAGAAGAAATTGTTGCTTCTGATCCAAGCCGCTATGTCATGCTTAAACAATTTGAAAATCCAGCCAACCCACAAATTCATCGAGAAACAACAGGGCCTGAAATTTGGAAAGATACGGATGGCAAAGTCGATGTTGTTGTTGCTGGCGTAGGAACAGGTGGTTCGATTACGGGTATTTCTCGCGCGATTAAATTAGATTTTGGTAAACAAATCACTTCTGTTGCCGTTGAGCCAGTGGAATCTCCGGTCATTAGTCAAACTTTAGCGGGTGAAGAAGTAAAACCAGGTCCACACAAAATTCAAGGTATCGGTGCGGGTTTCATTCCCAAAAATTTAGATTTATCTATTATTGATCGCGTAGAAACTGTTGATAGTGATACCGCACTTGCCACAGCTCGTCGCTTAATGGCGGAAGAAGGCATTCTTGCAGGTATTTCATCTGGTGCAGCTGTCGCGGCTGCAGATCGCTTAGCTAAATTACCAGAATTTGCCGATAAACTCATTGTTGTTATTTTGCCTTCAGCTTCTGAACGCTACTTAAGCACAGCACTGTTTGAAGGGATTGAGGGATAA
- the cysZ gene encoding sulfate transporter CysZ: MLNLNELKSGFHYFVMGWHFITQKGLRRFVIIPILLNTILLCGLFWLFISQISSAIDWVMNFIPDWLSFLSVILLTLSILTILLLFYFTFTTFSGFIAAPFNGLLAEKVEKMLTEENINDDSLVDIMRDVPRMLAREWQKLRYSLPKIIALFLLSFIPLVGQTIVPVLTFLFTCWMMAIQYCDYPFDNHKVSFDIMKNALGNQRTQSLTFGGLVTCCTFVPVINLLIMPVAVCGATLMWVENYRNDLGFNMNRSFSSQTGLDVRSENTGIVK; this comes from the coding sequence ATGTTAAATCTTAATGAATTAAAATCTGGTTTCCACTATTTTGTGATGGGCTGGCATTTCATCACACAAAAAGGTTTGCGTCGGTTTGTTATTATTCCAATTTTGCTCAATACCATTTTGCTTTGTGGTTTATTTTGGCTTTTTATTAGCCAAATCAGCAGTGCTATTGATTGGGTGATGAATTTTATTCCAGATTGGCTTAGTTTTCTCAGTGTCATTTTACTGACACTTTCGATTTTAACGATTTTATTGCTCTTTTATTTTACTTTTACCACGTTTTCTGGCTTTATCGCAGCCCCCTTTAATGGTTTGTTGGCGGAAAAAGTAGAAAAAATGCTGACGGAGGAAAATATTAATGATGATAGTCTCGTGGATATAATGAGGGATGTGCCTCGTATGCTTGCTCGAGAGTGGCAAAAATTACGTTATAGCCTACCCAAAATTATCGCCTTATTTTTACTGAGTTTTATTCCTCTGGTTGGGCAAACCATCGTGCCAGTACTTACTTTCTTGTTCACTTGTTGGATGATGGCAATTCAATATTGTGATTATCCTTTTGATAATCACAAAGTCTCTTTTGATATCATGAAAAATGCACTTGGCAATCAACGAACTCAAAGTTTAACTTTTGGTGGATTGGTTACTTGTTGCACATTTGTGCCAGTGATTAATTTATTAATTATGCCTGTTGCAGTATGTGGTGCGACGCTGATGTGGGTGGAAAATTATCGTAATGACTTAGGTTTTAATATGAATAGATCTTTTTCCTCTCAAACGGGGCTTGATGTTCGTTCAGAAAATACAGGGATTGTTAAATAG
- the zipA gene encoding cell division protein ZipA, producing MDLNTILIIVGIVALVALIVHGLWSNRREKSKYFDKANKFDRTSPTSRSHTQEEMVQPNNISPNTYVENGHTPISQPTTEKLPSEAELIDYRQSDKSVDDIKISIPNTQPIYDMGNHRSEPIQPTQPQYDMPTANNVASMTLEQLEAQSQNVGFNGINSSSPELRVQLAELSHEEHQVDYNLSFNEPKAETTAQPKQTTGYIQLYLIPKSSEEFNGAKLVQALENLGFILGKDEMYHRHLDLSVASPVLFSVANLEQPGTFNAYNLAEFNTIGIVLFMQLPSPGNNLANLRMMMRAAHTLAEDLQGVILTEEQEIFDANAEQAYLARV from the coding sequence ATGGATTTAAATACAATTTTGATTATTGTGGGTATCGTAGCACTTGTCGCCTTAATCGTACACGGATTATGGTCAAATCGTCGTGAGAAATCAAAATATTTTGATAAAGCCAATAAATTTGACCGCACTTCTCCAACATCTAGATCCCATACGCAAGAAGAAATGGTACAGCCAAACAATATTTCGCCGAATACCTATGTGGAAAATGGGCATACACCAATTTCTCAACCGACCACAGAAAAATTACCATCAGAAGCTGAATTGATCGATTATCGCCAAAGCGATAAAAGTGTGGATGACATCAAAATTTCTATTCCTAACACGCAACCTATTTATGATATGGGGAATCATCGTTCCGAGCCAATACAACCAACGCAACCTCAATACGATATGCCAACCGCAAATAATGTCGCAAGTATGACCTTAGAACAACTTGAAGCACAAAGTCAAAATGTTGGTTTTAATGGCATTAATTCATCATCGCCAGAATTAAGAGTGCAGCTTGCAGAATTATCTCACGAAGAACATCAAGTAGACTACAACCTCTCGTTCAATGAACCAAAAGCAGAAACGACAGCTCAGCCAAAACAAACAACTGGCTATATTCAACTTTATCTTATTCCAAAATCTAGCGAAGAATTTAATGGTGCTAAATTGGTGCAGGCTCTTGAAAACTTGGGTTTTATCTTGGGTAAAGATGAAATGTATCATCGTCACTTAGATTTAAGTGTGGCAAGTCCCGTGCTTTTTAGTGTGGCAAATTTAGAACAACCCGGCACATTCAATGCTTATAACTTAGCGGAATTTAACACCATAGGAATTGTATTATTTATGCAATTGCCCTCTCCAGGTAATAATCTTGCTAATTTACGTATGATGATGCGTGCTGCCCATACATTAGCCGAAGATTTACAAGGTGTTATACTGACTGAAGAACAAGAAATTTTTGATGCAAATGCAGAGCAAGCCTATCTTGCTCGAGTGTAA
- the ligA gene encoding NAD-dependent DNA ligase LigA: protein MTNIQTQLDNLRKTLRQYEYEYHVLDNPSVPDSEYDRLFHQLKALELEHPEFLTSDSPTQRVGAKPLSGFSQIRHEIPMLSLDNAFSDAEFNAFVKRIEDRLILLPKPLTFCCEPKLDGLAVSILYVNGELTQAATRGDGTTGEDITANIRTIRNVPLQLLTDNPPARLEVRGEVFMPHAGFERLNKYALEHNEKTFANPRNAAAGSLRQLDPNITSKRPLVLNAYGIGIAEGIDLPTTHYDRLQWLKSIGIPVNPEIRLCNGADEVLGFYRDIQNKRSSLGYDIDGTVLKINDIALQNELGFISKAPRWAIAYKFPAQEELTLLNDVEFQVGRTGAITPVAKLEPVFVAGVTVSNATLHNGDEIERLNIAIGDTVVIRRAGDVIPQIIGVLHERRPDNAKPIIFPTNCPVCDSQIIRIEGEAVARCTGGLFCAAQRKEALKHFVSRKAMDIDGVGGKLIEQLVDRELIHTPADLFKLDLTTLTRLERMGAKSAENALNSLENAKSTTLDRFIFALGIREVGEATALNLANHFKTLDALKDANLEELQQVPDVGEVVANRIFIFWREAHNVAVVEDLIAQGVHWETVEVKEASENLFKDKTVVLTGTLTQMGRNEAKALLQQLGAKVSGSVSSKTDFVIAGDGAGSKLAKAQELNITVLTEEEFLAQITR from the coding sequence ATGACAAATATTCAAACTCAACTAGACAATCTACGCAAAACCTTGCGCCAATATGAATACGAATACCACGTTTTAGATAATCCGAGCGTGCCTGATAGCGAATACGATCGTTTATTTCATCAGCTCAAAGCCCTAGAATTAGAGCATCCTGAATTTCTGACGTCAGATTCGCCCACTCAACGTGTTGGTGCAAAACCACTTTCTGGGTTTAGCCAAATTCGTCACGAAATTCCTATGCTCTCTTTGGATAATGCTTTTTCCGATGCAGAATTTAATGCTTTTGTAAAACGCATTGAAGATCGTTTAATCCTATTACCGAAACCACTTACTTTCTGTTGCGAACCTAAACTTGATGGCTTGGCTGTGAGTATTTTGTATGTTAATGGTGAACTTACACAAGCCGCCACTCGTGGTGATGGCACCACAGGCGAAGATATTACAGCCAATATCCGCACGATTCGTAATGTTCCATTACAACTTTTAACAGATAATCCTCCAGCACGTTTAGAAGTGCGGGGCGAAGTTTTTATGCCGCACGCAGGCTTTGAGCGTTTAAATAAATATGCGTTAGAACATAATGAAAAAACCTTTGCTAATCCTCGCAATGCAGCGGCAGGCTCTTTACGCCAGCTTGATCCTAATATTACCAGCAAACGTCCGCTGGTATTAAATGCTTATGGTATTGGAATTGCTGAGGGGATTGATCTGCCGACTACGCATTATGATCGTTTGCAATGGCTAAAATCTATCGGGATTCCAGTAAATCCTGAAATTCGTTTATGCAATGGTGCAGATGAAGTTTTAGGTTTTTATCGAGATATTCAAAACAAACGTAGCTCGTTAGGTTATGATATTGACGGAACGGTATTAAAAATCAATGATATAGCCTTACAAAATGAACTAGGATTTATTTCTAAAGCACCTCGCTGGGCGATTGCTTATAAATTCCCCGCCCAAGAAGAATTAACCCTGTTGAATGATGTTGAATTCCAAGTGGGTCGAACTGGCGCAATCACACCAGTTGCCAAATTAGAGCCAGTGTTTGTTGCAGGCGTTACAGTAAGTAATGCCACCTTACATAATGGCGATGAAATTGAACGTTTAAATATCGCTATTGGCGATACTGTTGTTATTCGTCGAGCAGGCGATGTAATTCCACAAATTATTGGCGTATTACACGAACGTCGCCCTGATAATGCTAAACCAATCATTTTCCCAACAAATTGCCCTGTGTGCGATTCTCAAATTATTCGTATTGAAGGCGAAGCAGTAGCACGTTGCACGGGAGGATTATTCTGTGCGGCACAGCGTAAAGAGGCGTTAAAACATTTCGTCTCTCGTAAAGCAATGGATATTGATGGTGTAGGCGGAAAATTAATAGAGCAATTAGTCGATCGAGAGCTAATTCATACACCTGCGGACTTATTTAAACTTGATTTAACCACGCTCACACGCTTAGAAAGAATGGGTGCAAAATCTGCAGAAAACGCACTCAATAGTCTTGAAAATGCAAAAAGCACGACGCTTGATCGCTTTATTTTTGCTTTAGGCATTCGTGAAGTGGGCGAAGCCACTGCATTAAATCTTGCTAATCATTTCAAAACTTTAGATGCGCTTAAAGACGCAAATCTTGAAGAACTTCAACAAGTGCCTGATGTAGGGGAAGTTGTAGCGAACCGAATTTTTATATTTTGGCGTGAAGCGCATAATGTTGCAGTCGTGGAGGATTTAATCGCACAAGGTGTGCATTGGGAAACTGTAGAAGTGAAAGAAGCGAGTGAAAACTTGTTCAAAGATAAAACTGTAGTACTGACAGGCACTCTTACACAAATGGGGCGTAATGAAGCAAAAGCCTTATTACAACAGCTTGGTGCAAAAGTAAGTGGTTCGGTATCCAGTAAAACAGATTTCGTTATCGCAGGTGATGGGGCAGGCTCTAAACTTGCAAAAGCTCAAGAACTAAATATTACAGTATTAACAGAAGAAGAATTTTTAGCACAGATAACAAGATAA
- the ccmI gene encoding c-type cytochrome biogenesis protein CcmI has product MNFTLIFILTTLVVALICFYPLLRQFKAKHGQKRDDLNKALYFSRLEEIEQDNSQGLVENVEQLKQELQKTLLDDVPSKVQENVDYSGKSYGKIWFVSGVLALGIIAGSSYFMVGSWQAESMLEQTYAKLPYFFDRMKDEDKNPFSDAEMQQFSTALRIDLQKNPTDAKKWWMLGQIGMNLGDARLAFDSYQKANKLEPDNVQYKLGYARILMFSEDATDKLKGGNLLREVIRQEHTNIEALSLLAFRYFETEDYKMAAVTWAMMLRLMPKDDERVPLIEKSIRTARDALEAQNEEKSKSITPEK; this is encoded by the coding sequence ATGAATTTTACATTAATTTTTATCTTAACCACTTTAGTTGTGGCGTTAATTTGTTTTTATCCTTTATTACGTCAATTTAAAGCGAAACATGGGCAAAAACGTGATGATTTAAATAAGGCGTTATATTTCTCACGCTTGGAAGAAATTGAGCAAGATAATTCCCAAGGTTTAGTTGAAAATGTTGAGCAACTCAAACAAGAATTACAGAAAACCTTGCTTGATGATGTACCGAGCAAGGTTCAAGAGAATGTGGATTATTCTGGCAAATCTTATGGAAAAATTTGGTTTGTCTCTGGTGTATTAGCGTTAGGAATTATCGCAGGTTCTTCTTATTTTATGGTGGGATCTTGGCAAGCCGAATCAATGTTAGAGCAAACTTATGCGAAATTGCCCTATTTCTTTGACCGAATGAAAGATGAAGATAAAAATCCATTTTCTGATGCAGAAATGCAGCAATTTTCTACCGCACTTCGAATCGATTTGCAAAAAAATCCAACTGATGCTAAAAAATGGTGGATGCTCGGTCAAATTGGGATGAATTTAGGTGATGCACGTTTGGCATTCGATAGCTATCAAAAGGCTAATAAACTTGAACCAGATAATGTGCAATATAAATTAGGCTATGCTCGTATATTGATGTTTTCTGAAGATGCGACTGATAAACTTAAAGGTGGCAATTTATTGCGTGAAGTGATTCGTCAAGAACACACTAACATTGAAGCATTGAGTTTACTCGCATTCCGTTATTTTGAAACAGAAGATTATAAAATGGCGGCAGTGACTTGGGCGATGATGCTACGCTTAATGCCGAAAGATGATGAGCGAGTTCCATTAATTGAAAAAAGTATTCGTACCGCGCGTGATGCTTTAGAAGCGCAAAATGAAGAAAAATCAAAAAGTATCACTCCCGAAAAATAA
- a CDS encoding cytochrome c-type biogenesis protein — translation MKKTWLFLTAFLFSSVAFSAIDALNFSSPQQESDYHQLTQSLRCPQCQNNNIADSNATIAVDMRGKVFELLQEGKSKNDVVDYMVARYGNFVTYDPPITASTLVLWIAPLLLVLLGVVFLLRRKPKTQSAVKSQEVLTDEDNARLAELLNKDK, via the coding sequence ATGAAAAAAACATGGTTATTTTTGACCGCATTTTTGTTTAGCTCAGTGGCGTTTTCAGCTATTGACGCATTAAATTTTAGTTCTCCACAGCAAGAGAGTGATTACCACCAATTAACACAATCTTTGCGTTGTCCTCAATGTCAAAATAACAATATTGCGGATTCCAATGCGACTATCGCTGTGGATATGCGTGGCAAAGTATTTGAGCTTTTACAAGAAGGCAAATCGAAAAATGACGTAGTGGATTATATGGTGGCACGTTACGGCAATTTTGTAACCTATGATCCTCCTATAACAGCGAGTACATTAGTGCTATGGATTGCGCCATTATTGCTTGTGTTGTTAGGCGTGGTGTTTTTATTAAGACGCAAACCTAAAACCCAAAGTGCGGTGAAATCCCAAGAGGTTTTAACGGATGAAGATAATGCGCGTTTGGCAGAATTATTAAACAAGGATAAATAG
- a CDS encoding DsbE family thiol:disulfide interchange protein, with translation MKKKLLVPLILFLSITIAFLVQLKRNAQGEDIKALESALVGKPVPEKNLTELFENKAYTNELFQQGKPVLLNVWATWCPTCYAEHQYLNKLAKEGVRIIGLDYKDESPKAMKWLKDLGNPYQVVLKDEKGSFGLDLGVYGAPETFIVDGKGVIHYRYAGDVNEKFWTQTLKPIYDKLSEQQ, from the coding sequence ATGAAAAAAAAATTACTCGTTCCTCTTATTCTCTTTTTATCGATAACAATTGCCTTTTTAGTGCAATTAAAACGTAATGCACAAGGCGAAGATATTAAAGCATTAGAGTCAGCTTTGGTTGGAAAGCCTGTGCCAGAAAAAAATTTGACGGAGTTGTTTGAAAATAAAGCTTACACGAACGAATTGTTTCAACAAGGTAAGCCAGTTTTGCTTAACGTATGGGCGACTTGGTGTCCGACTTGTTATGCCGAACATCAATATTTAAACAAACTTGCTAAAGAGGGTGTGAGAATTATCGGTTTAGATTATAAAGATGAATCACCTAAAGCAATGAAGTGGTTAAAAGATCTTGGCAATCCTTATCAAGTTGTTTTAAAAGATGAAAAAGGTTCTTTCGGTTTGGATTTAGGGGTATATGGTGCGCCAGAAACGTTCATTGTAGATGGAAAAGGCGTGATTCATTATCGTTATGCTGGAGATGTAAACGAAAAATTTTGGACTCAGACTTTAAAACCAATTTATGACAAACTTTCGGAGCAACAATAA